One part of the Fusobacterium pseudoperiodonticum genome encodes these proteins:
- a CDS encoding DUF4846 domain-containing protein: MKNRIYKILVVFLLFSLQSFLYGEINYLNKKGMTVETRYSVPKGYKRVSVEKGSFAEFLRNQKLKPYGEKALYHNGKEKRSRGIYDSVFDVEIGNQDLHQCADAIILLRAEYFYSKKEYNKINFHFTSGFEAKYSKWMEGYRINVQGKGSYVKKANPSNTYKDFKSYMNMVFSYCGTLSLEKEMKLQSLDKMKIGDVFIKGGSPGHVVLIVDMAENDKGEKIFMLAQSYMPAQQTQILINPSDKELGVWYSLKGKDVLITPEWDFPVNQLRSF; this comes from the coding sequence ATGAAAAATAGAATATATAAAATTTTAGTAGTTTTTTTACTTTTTAGTTTACAAAGTTTTTTGTATGGAGAAATAAACTATTTAAATAAAAAAGGAATGACAGTAGAAACAAGATATTCTGTTCCCAAGGGATATAAAAGAGTAAGTGTTGAAAAGGGAAGTTTTGCTGAATTTTTAAGAAATCAAAAATTAAAGCCTTATGGAGAAAAAGCCTTATATCATAATGGGAAAGAAAAAAGAAGTAGAGGAATCTATGATAGTGTATTTGATGTAGAAATAGGAAATCAAGATTTACATCAATGTGCAGATGCCATTATATTACTTAGAGCTGAATATTTTTATTCAAAAAAAGAATACAATAAGATAAATTTTCATTTTACTTCAGGCTTTGAAGCTAAGTATTCAAAATGGATGGAAGGCTATAGAATAAATGTTCAAGGAAAAGGTTCTTATGTTAAGAAAGCTAATCCTTCAAATACTTACAAAGATTTTAAATCTTATATGAATATGGTATTTTCATATTGTGGAACTCTTTCATTGGAAAAAGAAATGAAATTACAAAGTTTAGATAAAATGAAAATAGGAGATGTTTTCATTAAAGGCGGAAGTCCTGGGCATGTAGTTCTTATTGTGGATATGGCAGAAAATGATAAGGGAGAAAAAATATTTATGTTAGCTCAATCTTATATGCCTGCACAACAAACACAAATATTAATAAATCCTAGTGACAAAGAATTAGGAGTATGGTACTCATTAAAAGGAAAAGATGTACTTATCACACCTGAATGGGACTTTCCTGTAAATCAATTGAGAAGTTTTTAA
- the crcB gene encoding fluoride efflux transporter CrcB, with the protein MLKFLYVGLGGALGAVLRYSFSFLPMASNKTIFINIIGAIVIGFVSFFSKNIRVLDQRLFLFLTTGLCGGFTTFSTFSLETVQLIEKNEYFLALLYSLGTVMLSLIGIYIGYYLAKLF; encoded by the coding sequence ATGCTTAAATTTTTATATGTAGGTTTAGGAGGAGCTTTGGGAGCTGTATTGAGGTATAGTTTTTCCTTTCTTCCTATGGCCTCTAACAAAACAATTTTTATAAATATAATAGGAGCAATAGTAATTGGCTTTGTATCATTTTTTAGTAAAAATATAAGAGTTTTAGACCAAAGGTTATTTTTATTTTTGACAACAGGACTTTGTGGAGGTTTTACAACATTTTCCACTTTTTCACTAGAAACAGTACAGCTAATAGAAAAGAATGAATATTTCTTAGCATTATTATATTCATTAGGAACAGTTATGCTATCTCTTATTGGAATTTATATAGGCTATTATTTAGCTAAATTATTTTAA
- the aroB gene encoding 3-dehydroquinate synthase: protein MKKIFNDIYVGSNIISKLNDYTKDFDKVLVFSNETIADLYFEKFKSTLIEKDKIFYFTIKDGEEYKNIESILSVYDFMLENNFSRKSLVISLGGGVICDMGGYISATYMRGIEFIQVPTSLLAQVDASVGGKVAINHPKCKNMIGSFKSPYRVLIDVEFLKTLAEREFKSGMGELLKHSFLTKDKKYLEYVENNVEKIKALDNEVLENIVEQSIRIKKHYVDIDPFEKGERAFLNLGHTYAHALESFFAYKVYTHGEAVAKGIIFDLELSLLRGQIDEAYLERARNIFNLFNIDTDLIYLDSDKFIPLMRKDKKNSFNKIITIILDAQGNISKTEVKEDEIIKIIAKYKNNFLRASIDIGTNSCRLFIAEVKKIDNKIIFKKEIHKDLEIVKLGEDVNKNKFLKEEAIERTLKCLKKYRELIDEYSIEEKDIICFATSATRDSSNRDYFIKKVYDETKIKINCISGDEEAYINFKGVISSFDKNFKENILVFDIGGGSTEFTLGNMNGIEKKISLNIGSVRITEKFFLENGRYNYSEENRNRAKEWIEENLEKLEEFKNESFILVGVAGTTTTQVSVREKMEIYDSEKIHLSDLTTKEISDNLDLFIKNIKNDKDVKGLDTKRRDVIIGGTIILKEILEYFKKDSLIVSENDNLMGAILEGVNENDRCSK from the coding sequence ATGAAGAAAATTTTTAATGATATTTATGTTGGTTCAAATATAATTTCAAAATTAAATGACTATACAAAAGATTTTGATAAAGTTTTAGTTTTTTCAAATGAAACAATAGCTGACTTATATTTTGAAAAGTTTAAGTCAACTTTAATAGAAAAAGATAAAATCTTTTATTTTACAATTAAAGATGGAGAAGAATATAAAAATATTGAAAGCATATTGTCAGTTTATGATTTTATGCTTGAGAATAATTTTTCAAGAAAATCTTTAGTTATTAGTCTCGGTGGTGGAGTTATCTGTGATATGGGAGGCTATATCTCAGCTACTTATATGAGAGGAATAGAGTTCATACAAGTGCCTACTTCACTTCTGGCACAAGTAGATGCAAGTGTTGGAGGAAAGGTTGCTATAAATCACCCTAAGTGTAAAAATATGATAGGAAGCTTTAAAAGTCCATATAGAGTACTAATAGATGTAGAATTTTTAAAGACTTTAGCAGAAAGAGAATTTAAGTCTGGAATGGGAGAGCTTTTAAAACATTCTTTTCTAACAAAAGATAAGAAATATTTAGAGTATGTAGAAAATAATGTTGAAAAAATAAAAGCTTTGGATAATGAAGTCTTAGAAAATATTGTAGAGCAATCTATAAGAATAAAAAAACATTATGTGGATATAGATCCTTTTGAAAAAGGAGAAAGAGCCTTTTTAAACTTAGGTCATACTTATGCTCATGCTCTAGAAAGTTTCTTTGCATATAAGGTATATACTCATGGTGAAGCTGTTGCTAAGGGAATAATTTTTGATTTAGAGCTTTCGCTTTTAAGGGGACAAATTGATGAAGCTTACTTAGAAAGAGCTAGAAACATTTTCAATTTATTTAATATAGATACTGATTTAATTTACTTAGATAGTGATAAATTTATTCCTTTAATGAGAAAGGATAAAAAAAACTCTTTTAATAAAATCATAACAATTATATTAGATGCTCAAGGGAATATATCTAAAACAGAAGTTAAAGAAGATGAAATTATAAAGATTATAGCTAAGTACAAAAATAATTTTTTAAGAGCAAGTATTGATATAGGTACAAATTCTTGTAGATTATTTATAGCTGAAGTTAAAAAAATTGATAATAAAATTATTTTTAAAAAGGAGATTCATAAAGATTTAGAGATAGTTAAACTTGGAGAGGATGTAAATAAAAATAAATTCTTAAAGGAAGAAGCTATTGAAAGAACTTTAAAATGTCTAAAAAAATATAGAGAACTTATAGATGAATATTCTATAGAAGAAAAAGACATTATTTGCTTTGCAACTTCTGCAACTAGAGATTCATCTAATAGAGACTATTTCATTAAAAAAGTTTATGATGAAACTAAAATAAAAATCAATTGTATCAGTGGAGACGAAGAAGCCTATATAAATTTTAAGGGGGTTATAAGCTCTTTTGATAAAAATTTTAAAGAAAATATTTTAGTTTTTGATATAGGTGGAGGTTCAACTGAATTTACACTTGGAAATATGAATGGTATAGAAAAGAAAATTAGTTTAAATATAGGTTCTGTTAGAATAACAGAAAAGTTTTTCTTAGAAAATGGAAGATATAATTATTCAGAAGAAAATAGAAATAGAGCAAAGGAATGGATAGAAGAAAATTTAGAAAAACTTGAAGAATTTAAAAATGAAAGCTTTATTTTGGTTGGAGTAGCAGGAACAACTACAACACAGGTGAGTGTTAGAGAGAAAATGGAAATATATGACAGTGAAAAAATACATCTTTCTGACTTGACAACTAAAGAAATTAGTGATAATTTAGATTTATTTATTAAAAATATAAAGAATGATAAAGATGTTAAAGGTTTAGATACTAAAAGAAGAGATGTTATAATAGGAGGAACTATTATATTAAAAGAAATTTTAGAATATTTCAAAAAAGATTCTTTGATAGTTTCTGAAAACGATAATCTTATGGGAGCAATATTAGAAGGAGTAAATGAAAATGATAGATGTAGTAAATAA
- a CDS encoding rhodanese-like domain-containing protein, which produces MIDVVNNISGYFDEDFENIIYKDLRTNGLSDEEVEKLLSDKYRDLPMMEENIFKLNNYKLGSIGFTSRELENLKIDFCEEKLLSNDYNGENPTNQIVYLKVLFDKESKKILGCQIANERNIEARLKAIKAIMEKGGDLKELVKYKVNPTDNEWNPDILNLLALTALGKDKEVSADVEAKDIETLSKDKEFLLDVREEYEYEAGHVKGAVNLPLREILSQKDSLPKDRDIYVYCRSAHRSADAVNFLKSLGFDKVHNVEGGFIDISFNEYHKDKGNLENSIVTNYNFD; this is translated from the coding sequence ATGATAGATGTAGTAAATAATATATCAGGATATTTCGATGAAGATTTTGAAAATATAATTTATAAAGATTTAAGAACAAATGGACTTTCAGATGAAGAAGTAGAAAAATTATTAAGTGATAAATATAGAGATTTACCTATGATGGAAGAAAATATCTTTAAGTTAAATAACTATAAATTAGGAAGCATAGGTTTTACTTCAAGAGAACTAGAAAATTTAAAGATAGATTTCTGTGAAGAAAAACTACTATCTAATGATTATAATGGAGAAAACCCTACAAATCAAATAGTATATTTAAAAGTTTTGTTTGATAAAGAAAGTAAGAAAATTTTAGGCTGCCAAATTGCAAATGAAAGAAATATAGAAGCTAGACTTAAAGCAATTAAGGCTATAATGGAAAAAGGTGGAGATTTAAAGGAATTAGTAAAATATAAGGTAAATCCTACTGATAATGAATGGAATCCTGATATTTTAAATCTTTTAGCACTTACTGCTTTAGGAAAAGATAAAGAAGTTTCAGCAGATGTAGAAGCAAAAGACATTGAAACTTTATCAAAAGATAAAGAATTTTTATTAGATGTTAGAGAAGAATATGAATATGAAGCAGGACATGTAAAAGGTGCAGTTAATCTACCACTTAGAGAAATTTTATCTCAAAAGGATAGTTTACCAAAAGATAGAGATATCTATGTATACTGTAGAAGTGCACATAGAAGTGCAGATGCAGTTAATTTCCTAAAAAGTTTAGGCTTTGATAAGGTACATAATGTTGAAGGTGGTTTTATAGACATTTCATTTAATGAATATCATAAAGATAAGGGAAATTTAGAGAATAGTATAGTTACAAATTATAATTTTGATTAG
- a CDS encoding Cof-type HAD-IIB family hydrolase, which produces MKLVVSDLDGTLLNDDSEVSLETIQAIKQLKEKGIEFAIATGRSFNSANKIRKKIGLEIYLICNNGANIYNKNGELIKNNVMPADLIRKVVRFLTENKIGYFGFDGSGANFYVPYGTEIDDEFLKEHTPHYIKSSEDIDKLPALEKILIIEEDSERIYEIKDLIHDNFDDELEIVISADDCLDLNIKGCSKRGGVEYISQELKINPREIMAFGDSGNDYKMLKYVGHPVAMKDSFMSKRDFENKTDFTNDESGVAKYLQQYFNL; this is translated from the coding sequence ATGAAGTTAGTAGTTTCAGATTTAGATGGAACTCTTTTAAATGATGATAGTGAAGTAAGTTTAGAAACAATACAAGCAATTAAACAATTAAAAGAGAAGGGAATAGAGTTTGCTATTGCAACAGGTAGAAGTTTTAATTCTGCCAATAAAATTAGAAAGAAAATAGGTTTAGAAATCTATTTGATATGTAATAATGGAGCAAATATTTATAATAAAAATGGAGAACTTATAAAAAATAATGTTATGCCAGCTGATTTAATCAGAAAAGTTGTAAGATTTTTAACTGAAAATAAAATTGGATATTTTGGTTTTGATGGTAGTGGAGCAAATTTTTATGTTCCCTATGGTACAGAAATAGACGATGAGTTCTTAAAAGAACATACACCACATTATATTAAAAGTTCAGAGGATATAGATAAACTTCCTGCCTTAGAAAAAATTTTAATAATTGAAGAAGATTCTGAAAGAATATATGAAATTAAAGATTTAATACATGATAACTTTGATGATGAACTAGAAATAGTTATTTCAGCTGATGATTGTTTAGATTTAAATATAAAAGGTTGTAGTAAAAGAGGTGGGGTAGAATATATTTCACAAGAATTAAAAATAAACCCAAGAGAAATTATGGCTTTTGGAGACAGTGGAAATGACTATAAAATGTTAAAATATGTAGGTCATCCTGTTGCTATGAAAGATAGCTTCATGAGTAAAAGAGACTTTGAAAATAAAACTGATTTTACAAATGATGAAAGTGGAGTTGCAAAATATCTACAACAATACTTTAACCTTTAA
- a CDS encoding tRNA 2-thiocytidine(32) synthetase TtcA has protein sequence MENIITNEQINEAIFLNKKEKIEESLRTTYRKKIWKNFIKAIKEFDLIKDGDKIAVGVSGGKDSLLLCKLFQELKKDRSKNFEVKFISMNPGFEALDVDKFKENLIEMGIDCELFDANVWQIAFEEAPDSPCFLCAKMRRGVLYKKVEELGFNKLALGHHFDDIVETTMINMFFAGTVKTMLPKVPSTSGKMDIIRPLAYVREKDIINFMKYNEIQAMSCGCPIEAGKVDSKRKEVKFLLQELEEKNPNIKQSIFNAMKNINLDYVLGYTNGNKSKK, from the coding sequence ATGGAAAATATAATTACAAATGAACAAATAAACGAAGCGATTTTTTTAAATAAAAAGGAGAAGATAGAAGAAAGTTTAAGAACAACATATAGAAAAAAAATATGGAAAAACTTTATCAAAGCTATAAAAGAATTTGATTTGATTAAAGATGGAGATAAAATAGCAGTTGGAGTTTCTGGAGGAAAAGATAGTTTACTACTTTGTAAGTTATTCCAAGAATTGAAAAAGGATAGAAGTAAAAATTTTGAAGTGAAATTTATTTCAATGAACCCAGGCTTTGAAGCTTTAGATGTGGATAAATTTAAAGAAAATTTAATAGAAATGGGTATAGATTGCGAATTGTTTGATGCTAATGTTTGGCAAATAGCATTTGAAGAAGCACCTGATAGTCCTTGTTTTCTATGTGCTAAGATGAGAAGAGGAGTTCTGTATAAGAAAGTTGAAGAACTAGGTTTTAATAAATTAGCTTTAGGTCATCATTTTGATGATATTGTTGAAACTACTATGATAAATATGTTCTTTGCAGGTACAGTAAAAACTATGTTACCAAAAGTTCCATCGACTTCTGGTAAGATGGATATAATAAGACCTCTTGCTTATGTTAGAGAAAAAGATATAATAAATTTTATGAAATACAATGAAATTCAAGCTATGAGCTGTGGTTGTCCTATAGAAGCAGGAAAGGTAGATTCAAAAAGAAAAGAAGTTAAATTTTTACTACAAGAACTTGAAGAAAAAAATCCTAATATAAAACAAAGCATATTTAATGCTATGAAAAATATTAATTTAGATTATGTGTTAGGTTATACTAATGGAAATAAGTCAAAGAAATAG
- a CDS encoding AMP-binding protein: MSIKFLYDRQKTAITYGEQKISYADVIKYVNFYSDFLDIEKDDRSALMMENRPESIFSFFSIWAKKGIAISLDAGYTVDQLAYVLGDSEPKYLFVSNKTKEVAEAANSKLNNAIKIINVDELQMPADYKIKQEEFSNDSNEDVAVLVYTSGTTGNPKGVMITYENIETNMAGVRAVDLVNENDVILAMLPYHHIMPLCFTLILPMYLGVPIVLLTEISSASLLKTLQENRVTVIVGVPRVWEMLDKAIMTKINQSSVAKFMFKLASKTNSMSIRKMLFSKVHKQFGGHIRLMVSGGAKIDKNILEDFRTMGFRAIQGYGMTETAPIIAFNVPGRERSDSVGEVIPNVEVKIADDGEVLVKGKNVMKGYYKNEAATKEAFDAEGWFHTGDLGKMDGKYLIIIGRKKEMIVLPNGKNIDPNDIEAEIMKNTDLIKEIAVTEYNEQLVAIIYPDFEKLQAQQIVNIKDAIKWEVIDKYNVTAPNYKKIHDIKIIKQELPKTRLGKIRRFMLKDLLEDKVEAPEKKVEKKIVEVPSEIKEKYDIINKYITERYNKDIDLDSHIELDLGFDSLDIVEFMNFLNSTFDIEIVEQDFVDHKTISDIIKLVEEKSGITSEKAVEKVDKNENLKKIIDSDSNVKLPSSAKYAKVLKFLFSPLFKFYFRYKYSGKENLGEGAGIIVGNHQSYLDAFMLNNAFTYKELSNNYYIATALHFKSNTMKYLARNGNIILVDANRNLKNTLQAAAKVLKSGKKLLIFPEGARTRDGQLQEFKKTFAILAQELNVPIYPFVLKGAYEAFPYNKKFPKRHDISVQFLEKIEPQNKTVEELVEETKDKIAKNYY, translated from the coding sequence ATGTCAATAAAATTTTTATATGACAGACAAAAGACAGCTATTACATATGGAGAGCAAAAGATTTCTTATGCAGATGTAATTAAGTATGTAAATTTTTATTCTGATTTTTTAGATATTGAAAAAGATGATAGATCAGCTCTTATGATGGAAAATAGACCAGAGTCTATTTTTTCATTTTTTTCAATATGGGCTAAAAAAGGAATAGCAATAAGTTTAGATGCAGGTTATACTGTGGATCAACTTGCTTATGTACTTGGAGATTCTGAACCAAAATATCTTTTTGTATCAAATAAAACTAAAGAAGTTGCTGAAGCAGCAAATTCAAAATTAAATAATGCTATAAAGATTATAAATGTTGATGAACTTCAAATGCCCGCTGACTATAAGATAAAACAAGAAGAATTTTCAAATGATTCAAATGAAGATGTAGCAGTATTGGTTTATACTTCTGGAACAACAGGAAATCCAAAAGGTGTAATGATAACTTATGAAAATATTGAAACTAATATGGCAGGAGTAAGAGCAGTTGATTTAGTCAATGAAAATGATGTTATCTTAGCAATGTTACCATATCATCATATTATGCCATTATGTTTTACATTGATATTACCTATGTATTTAGGTGTTCCTATAGTCCTTTTAACAGAAATTTCTTCAGCTAGTCTTTTAAAAACTTTACAAGAAAATAGAGTTACTGTAATAGTTGGTGTTCCAAGAGTATGGGAAATGCTGGATAAGGCTATTATGACTAAAATTAATCAAAGTTCAGTAGCTAAGTTTATGTTTAAATTAGCTTCAAAAACTAACTCTATGTCTATAAGAAAAATGCTATTTTCAAAAGTACATAAACAATTTGGTGGGCATATTAGACTCATGGTTTCAGGTGGAGCAAAAATTGATAAGAATATACTAGAAGATTTCCGTACTATGGGATTTAGAGCTATACAAGGTTACGGTATGACTGAAACAGCACCTATAATAGCTTTTAATGTCCCTGGTAGAGAAAGATCAGACTCTGTTGGAGAAGTTATCCCAAATGTAGAAGTTAAAATCGCTGATGATGGAGAAGTTCTTGTTAAAGGTAAAAATGTAATGAAGGGTTACTACAAGAATGAAGCAGCCACTAAAGAAGCTTTTGATGCTGAGGGATGGTTTCATACTGGTGATTTGGGAAAAATGGATGGTAAATATTTAATAATAATAGGAAGAAAAAAAGAAATGATAGTTCTTCCTAATGGAAAAAATATAGATCCTAATGATATTGAAGCAGAAATTATGAAAAATACAGATTTGATAAAGGAAATAGCTGTTACAGAATATAATGAACAATTAGTTGCTATAATTTATCCTGATTTTGAAAAACTTCAAGCTCAACAAATAGTTAATATTAAAGATGCTATAAAATGGGAAGTTATAGACAAATATAATGTAACTGCTCCTAACTATAAGAAAATTCATGATATAAAGATAATTAAACAAGAATTACCTAAAACAAGATTAGGAAAAATCAGAAGATTCATGCTTAAAGATTTATTGGAAGATAAAGTAGAAGCTCCTGAAAAAAAGGTAGAGAAAAAGATAGTAGAAGTTCCAAGTGAAATTAAAGAAAAATATGATATAATAAATAAATATATAACTGAAAGATATAATAAAGATATTGACTTAGATTCTCATATAGAATTGGATTTAGGTTTTGACTCTTTAGATATAGTTGAATTTATGAATTTCTTAAATTCAACTTTTGATATTGAAATAGTTGAACAAGATTTTGTTGACCATAAAACAATTTCTGATATAATAAAGTTAGTAGAAGAAAAATCAGGAATAACAAGTGAAAAAGCAGTAGAAAAAGTTGATAAGAATGAAAATCTGAAAAAAATTATTGATAGTGATTCAAATGTTAAATTACCATCTAGTGCAAAATATGCTAAGGTTTTAAAATTCTTGTTCAGTCCACTATTTAAATTCTACTTTAGATATAAATATAGTGGAAAAGAAAATCTAGGAGAAGGTGCAGGAATAATTGTAGGAAACCATCAAAGTTATTTAGATGCCTTTATGTTAAACAATGCCTTTACTTATAAAGAGTTGAGTAACAATTATTATATAGCAACAGCTTTACATTTTAAGAGTAATACTATGAAATATCTAGCAAGAAATGGAAATATAATATTAGTTGATGCTAATAGAAACTTAAAAAATACTCTACAAGCAGCAGCTAAGGTTCTAAAAAGTGGAAAGAAATTACTTATTTTCCCTGAAGGAGCAAGAACAAGAGATGGACAATTACAAGAGTTTAAAAAGACTTTTGCTATACTAGCACAAGAATTAAATGTACCTATCTATCCTTTTGTCTTAAAGGGAGCTTATGAAGCTTTTCCGTATAATAAAAAATTTCCAAAAAGACATGATATTTCAGTTCAATTCTTAGAAAAAATTGAACCACAAAATAAAACTGTTGAAGAATTAGTTGAAGAAACTAAGGATAAAATTGCTAAGAACTATTATTAA
- a CDS encoding Bax inhibitor-1/YccA family protein, with the protein MYYDIDNMNDIDVRSSNNFLRKVFLYMVLGVAISFGTGIYLYLFNQELLFSLARYFNIMGIAGLGMVLILNFFLEKMSAGMARILFILYSLVIGTIFSTVGFAYSPLAILYAFASALTIFVVMSIYGFFTKEDLSSYRTFLIVGLISLIVMGLFNIYLGVGVLYWIETIVGIVIFTGFTAYDVNRIKHISYQLANEEGENVEKLGIKWALELYLDFINLFLYALRIFGRRK; encoded by the coding sequence ATGTATTATGATATTGACAATATGAATGATATTGATGTTAGAAGTTCGAATAATTTTTTAAGAAAAGTATTTCTTTATATGGTTTTAGGTGTTGCTATTTCTTTTGGTACAGGAATATACTTATATTTATTTAATCAAGAATTATTATTTTCTTTAGCTAGATATTTTAATATTATGGGTATTGCTGGTTTAGGAATGGTGTTAATCTTAAATTTCTTTTTAGAAAAAATGTCAGCAGGAATGGCAAGAATACTATTTATTCTATATTCACTTGTGATAGGAACAATTTTTAGTACAGTTGGATTTGCATATTCACCGTTAGCTATACTTTATGCTTTTGCATCTGCTCTTACAATATTTGTTGTAATGTCAATTTATGGATTTTTTACAAAAGAAGATTTAAGTTCATATAGAACATTTTTAATAGTAGGTTTAATCTCACTTATAGTGATGGGATTATTTAATATATACCTAGGAGTAGGAGTTCTATATTGGATTGAAACAATAGTAGGAATTGTTATTTTTACTGGATTTACAGCTTATGATGTGAATAGAATAAAACACATATCTTATCAATTAGCAAATGAAGAAGGTGAAAATGTAGAAAAACTAGGTATAAAATGGGCTTTAGAACTTTATCTTGATTTCATCAATCTGTTCTTATATGCACTTAGAATTTTTGGAAGAAGAAAATAA
- a CDS encoding DUF1963 domain-containing protein, translating to MEKSDALKKRIKEIKEKIARPCTEFETKNFDYDDENKVSWIGRVFLCKENEVEERPKDNKGKTMYPLAQFYLANLPYIPEALKKFEYITVFMGEDFPEYSNTDGLVSRNGNGWILRTYTKDDVLVKNEYLRDDNFCPKAYPLEAKFHAEDYPIWDGGGLDEDLEIEICDLEEEFDDEVSYYQDIGNDHTYLHKFGGYPSYCQPGLGLEVEEGYNFVFQISSDDVAQYNVVDSGSLMFFYNENEDKWMMYFDFY from the coding sequence ATGGAAAAATCAGATGCTTTAAAAAAGAGAATAAAAGAAATAAAAGAAAAAATTGCAAGGCCTTGTACAGAATTTGAAACTAAAAATTTTGACTATGATGATGAAAATAAAGTTAGTTGGATAGGTAGAGTATTTCTATGTAAAGAAAATGAAGTAGAAGAAAGACCTAAAGACAATAAGGGAAAAACTATGTATCCTTTAGCACAATTTTATCTTGCTAATCTTCCTTACATACCAGAAGCTTTAAAGAAATTTGAATATATAACTGTATTTATGGGAGAAGATTTTCCTGAATACAGCAATACAGATGGTCTTGTATCAAGAAATGGTAATGGTTGGATATTGAGAACTTATACTAAAGATGATGTTTTAGTTAAAAATGAATATCTAAGAGATGATAATTTTTGCCCTAAGGCTTACCCATTAGAAGCTAAATTTCATGCTGAAGACTATCCAATTTGGGATGGTGGAGGGCTTGATGAAGATTTAGAAATTGAAATATGTGATTTAGAAGAAGAATTTGATGATGAAGTAAGTTACTATCAAGATATTGGAAATGATCATACATACTTACATAAATTTGGAGGTTATCCTTCATATTGTCAACCAGGTTTAGGTTTAGAAGTTGAAGAAGGTTATAACTTTGTTTTCCAAATTTCTAGTGATGATGTTGCACAATACAATGTAGTAGATTCAGGAAGTTTGATGTTTTTCTACAATGAAAATGAAGACAAATGGATGATGTACTTTGATTTTTATTAA